The following coding sequences lie in one Drosophila sulfurigaster albostrigata strain 15112-1811.04 chromosome 2R, ASM2355843v2, whole genome shotgun sequence genomic window:
- the LOC133836519 gene encoding ubiquitin domain-containing protein 1: MGACVCRMNPDNETMSVSSASASRPASAGIPMGGATRKNRPLCHETIKWRSDVPLTEGQLRSKRDEFWDTAPAFDGRKEIWDALRAATNAAEGLDFQMAQAILDGANVSVPNGYLTECYDELGTQYKVPIYCLSYPINIVKEENGRDSPAEYSEPVDGGTELILKLRISSTMTDVKLPVYSKDTVGQCKKKLQATEGVDACCQRWFYSGKLLGDKVPIDECSIHQGYVVQVIVNTEHYNHDNSTSIVHMSLGS; the protein is encoded by the exons ATGGGAGCCTGTGTATGTCGCATGAATCCCGACAATGAGACCATGAGCGTCTCATCAGCGAGCGCCTCTCGTCCGGCCAGCGCAG GCATTCCAATGGGAGGTGCAACGCGCaaaaatcgcccactgtgccaTGAGACAATTAAATGGCGCTCCGATGTGCCATTAACTGAAGGCCAATTGCGTTCGAAGCGGGACGAGTTTTGGGACACGGCTCCCGCCTTTGATGGCCGCAAGGAGATTTGGGATGCACTCAGAGCCGCCACAAATGCAGCCGAGGGCCTTGATTTCCAAATGGCCCAAGCCATTTTAGACGGCGCCAATGTATCCGTGCCTAATGG GTACCTCACAGAGTGTTACGATGAGCTCGGTACACAGTATAAGGTGCCAATTTATTGTCTATCATATCCCATAAACATTGTGAAAGAGGAGAACGGACGCGATTCACCAGCTGAATACTCAGAGCCTGTGGATGGAGGCACCGAACTCATTCTCAAGCTGCGCATATCATCGACCATGACTGATGTTAAACTGCCGGTATACTCAAAGGATACAGTGGGACAGTGCAAGAAAAAGCTACAG GCCACGGAGGGTGTGGATGCATGTTGCCAACGTTGGTTCTACAGCGGCAAGCTGTTGGGGGACAAGGTTCCCATTGATGAGTGCAGCATACACCAAGGATACGTCGTACAGGTCATTGTTAATACGGAACATTACAATCACGACAACAGCACGAGTATCGTTCACATGTCACTTGGGAGCTAG
- the LOC133836518 gene encoding odorant receptor 83a-like isoform X1 translates to MKRVEHSEEEWKRQDLFGFIRSTMRVASMYPWSLDTNGNVLSHLINLIDLIYEMFNYFVCVHLAALYVCTIYIYYGQGDLEFLVNCLIQTIIYIWSILMKLYFRRFRPKLLNEIISSINGKHQTRSSLGFTYVTSMGALRHSNLWIKSYVYCCFIGTIFWLVLPIVYRDGSLPLACWYPFDYTQPIVYELIFFLQAMGQIQVAASFASSSGFHMVLGILVSGQYDILYCSLKNVLATTYLRMGATLAQLSELKEAQSVADAEVNQFSYSQEIHTPLEKLTEQQTSSNIRDFKIAFRDCFKDCVEQHHYIIATLYKWEHFYNPIWIFKIGEVTFLMCLVAFVSTKSTTANSFMRMVSLGQYLLLVAYELFIICYFADLVYQNSQRCGDALWRSPWHLHMRQVRSEYLFFLMNSRRQFQLTAGKIYNLNVDRFRGVSSYNTPNNSIYNLPFFTDYYNSFFVSDASTENGCSCLVSHLLVYSHIIQLF, encoded by the exons ATGAAACGCGTCGAGCACTCTGAGGAGGAATGGAAACGTCAGGATCTCTTTGGATTTATAAGATCTACAATGCGTGTTGCTTCGATGTATCCATGGAGCTTAGACACAAATGGCAATGTTCTAAGTCAtctaataaatttgattgacTTGATCTACGAGATGTTCAACTACTTTGTTTGTGTGCATCTTGCGGCATTATACGTCTGCACTATCTACATCTACTATGGCCAAGGCGATCTGGAATTTCTCGTCAATTGTCTCATACAAACGATCATCTATATTTGGTCCATCCTAATGAAATTGTACTTTCGACGCTTTCGACCCAAGCTGCTGAATGAGATCATCAGCTCTATCAATGGAAAACATCAGACGCGCTCATCACTCGGTTTCACCTATGTGACCAGCATGGGAGCATTGCGTCATTCTAATCTGTGGATCAAGAGCTATGTCTACTGTTGCTTTATAGGCACCATATTCTGGCTGGTGCTGCCCATTGTCTACAGAGATGGCAGTCTGCCCTTAGCCTGTTGGTATCCCTTCGATTACACC CAACCAATCGTCTACGAGCTGATATTCTTTCTTCAGGCCATGGGACAGATTCAAGTGGCAGCTTCATTTGCCTCTTCTAGTGGATTTCATATGGTCTTGGGCATACTCGTCTCTGGCCAATACGATATTCTCTATTGCAGCCTCAAGAATGTGTTGGCCACAACATATTTGAGAATGGGTGCGACTTTGGCACAGCTGAG CGAACTCAAAGAGGCGCAATCCGTGGCAGATGCCGAGGTGAATCAGTTCAGCTACTCCCAAGAGATTCACACTCCACTGGAAAAACTCACAGAGCAGCAAACGTCGAGTAATATTAGAGATTTTAAAATCGCTTTCAGAGACTGTTTCAAAGATTGCGTGGAACAACATCATTATATCATAGCGACCCTTTACAAGTGGGAACACTTCTATAATCCCATCTGGATATTCAAGATCGGCGAGGTGACCTTTCTCATGTGCCTAGTGGCCTTTGTCTCGACCAAAAGCACAACGGCCAATTCGTTCATGCGCATGGTTTCGTTGGGTCAGTATCTGCTGCTTGTGGCCTATGAGCTCTTTATCATCTGCTACTTTGCCGACCTGGTCTATCAGAATAGTCAGCGCTGTGGAGATGCTCTCTGGCGCAGTCCTTGGCATCTGCACATGCGACAAGTGCGCAGTGAATATTTGTTCTTCTTGATGAATTCCCGGCGACAGTTTCAGCTGACTGCTGGTAAAATATACAATCTGAATGTGGATCGCTTCAGAGGCGTAAGTTCTTATAATACGCCTAACAATAGCATTTACAATCTGCCATTTTTTACAGACTATTACAACAGCTTTTTCGTTTCTGACGCTTCTACAGAAAATGGATGCTCGTGCCTAGTTTCGCATTTACTTGTTTATTCtcatataatacaattattttaa
- the LOC133836518 gene encoding odorant receptor 83a-like isoform X2, translating to MKRVEHSEEEWKRQDLFGFIRSTMRVASMYPWSLDTNGNVLSHLINLIDLIYEMFNYFVCVHLAALYVCTIYIYYGQGDLEFLVNCLIQTIIYIWSILMKLYFRRFRPKLLNEIISSINGKHQTRSSLGFTYVTSMGALRHSNLWIKSYVYCCFIGTIFWLVLPIVYRDGSLPLACWYPFDYTQPIVYELIFFLQAMGQIQVAASFASSSGFHMVLGILVSGQYDILYCSLKNVLATTYLRMGATLAQLSELKEAQSVADAEVNQFSYSQEIHTPLEKLTEQQTSSNIRDFKIAFRDCFKDCVEQHHYIIATLYKWEHFYNPIWIFKIGEVTFLMCLVAFVSTKSTTANSFMRMVSLGQYLLLVAYELFIICYFADLVYQNSQRCGDALWRSPWHLHMRQVRSEYLFFLMNSRRQFQLTAGKIYNLNVDRFRGTITTAFSFLTLLQKMDARA from the exons ATGAAACGCGTCGAGCACTCTGAGGAGGAATGGAAACGTCAGGATCTCTTTGGATTTATAAGATCTACAATGCGTGTTGCTTCGATGTATCCATGGAGCTTAGACACAAATGGCAATGTTCTAAGTCAtctaataaatttgattgacTTGATCTACGAGATGTTCAACTACTTTGTTTGTGTGCATCTTGCGGCATTATACGTCTGCACTATCTACATCTACTATGGCCAAGGCGATCTGGAATTTCTCGTCAATTGTCTCATACAAACGATCATCTATATTTGGTCCATCCTAATGAAATTGTACTTTCGACGCTTTCGACCCAAGCTGCTGAATGAGATCATCAGCTCTATCAATGGAAAACATCAGACGCGCTCATCACTCGGTTTCACCTATGTGACCAGCATGGGAGCATTGCGTCATTCTAATCTGTGGATCAAGAGCTATGTCTACTGTTGCTTTATAGGCACCATATTCTGGCTGGTGCTGCCCATTGTCTACAGAGATGGCAGTCTGCCCTTAGCCTGTTGGTATCCCTTCGATTACACC CAACCAATCGTCTACGAGCTGATATTCTTTCTTCAGGCCATGGGACAGATTCAAGTGGCAGCTTCATTTGCCTCTTCTAGTGGATTTCATATGGTCTTGGGCATACTCGTCTCTGGCCAATACGATATTCTCTATTGCAGCCTCAAGAATGTGTTGGCCACAACATATTTGAGAATGGGTGCGACTTTGGCACAGCTGAG CGAACTCAAAGAGGCGCAATCCGTGGCAGATGCCGAGGTGAATCAGTTCAGCTACTCCCAAGAGATTCACACTCCACTGGAAAAACTCACAGAGCAGCAAACGTCGAGTAATATTAGAGATTTTAAAATCGCTTTCAGAGACTGTTTCAAAGATTGCGTGGAACAACATCATTATATCATAGCGACCCTTTACAAGTGGGAACACTTCTATAATCCCATCTGGATATTCAAGATCGGCGAGGTGACCTTTCTCATGTGCCTAGTGGCCTTTGTCTCGACCAAAAGCACAACGGCCAATTCGTTCATGCGCATGGTTTCGTTGGGTCAGTATCTGCTGCTTGTGGCCTATGAGCTCTTTATCATCTGCTACTTTGCCGACCTGGTCTATCAGAATAGTCAGCGCTGTGGAGATGCTCTCTGGCGCAGTCCTTGGCATCTGCACATGCGACAAGTGCGCAGTGAATATTTGTTCTTCTTGATGAATTCCCGGCGACAGTTTCAGCTGACTGCTGGTAAAATATACAATCTGAATGTGGATCGCTTCAGAGGC ACTATTACAACAGCTTTTTCGTTTCTGACGCTTCTACAGAAAATGGATGCTCGTGCCTAG
- the LOC133836520 gene encoding odorant receptor 83a-like, with amino-acid sequence MDEKWKRRDLFGFIRATMWVASMYPWNADNQRTGFLKYSIEFLDVCFEIFNYFVCGHIAILYICTILINYDKGDLEFIVNCFLQTIIYIWAIFMKLYFRRFQSKLLHKTIRFINEKHQIRSARGFTYVTMEGPIRYTNIWAKSLIYSCQVAALFWLALPIAYRDKSLPLACWYPIDHKQPIVYEVIFFLQGMGQIQISAAFTAASGLYMVIGILISGQYDILFCSLKNVLATSYLEVGATFTELRKLQEAQSVADAELNQYSYAIEERTPLEELIRERDVNNITDFSASFNRAFKSCIAQHRFIIAALTKIERFFNPIWLCKTGEVTFLVCLVAFVWTKSTSANSFIRMLILGQYLVLVLFEMFVICYFAELVYQNSQRCGDALWRSPWQLCMRQVRSHYLFFIMNGQKHFQLTAGKIYNLNVERFRSIITTAFSVLTLLRKMDARGNL; translated from the exons ATGGACGAAAAATGGAAGCGTCGAGATCTCTTTGGATTTATACGGGCCACAATGTGGGTGGCATCCATGTATCCATGGAATGCAGACAATCAGAGAACTGGATTTTTAAAGTACTCAATAGAATTTCTCGATGTGTGCTTTGAAATCTTCAATTACTTTGTCTGTGGCCATATTGCGATACTATATATCTGCacaattttaatcaattacGACAAGGGAGATCTGGAGTTTATCGTCAATTGTTTCCTTCAGACGATCATCTATATATGGGCGATTTTCATGAAACTTTACTTTCGACGATTTCAATCCAAACTCCTGCATAAAACCATTAGGttcataaatgaaaaacatcAGATTCGCTCGGCCCGCGGATTCACCTATGTGACCATGGAGGGTCCAATCCGTTATACGAATATATGGGCTAAAAGCCTGATCTATAGCTGCCAAGTGGCTGCTCTGTTCTGGCTAGCTCTCCCCATCGCCTACAGGGATAAGAGTCTGCCTCTGGCCTGCTGGTATCCCATTGACCACAAG CAACCAATTGTCTATGAGGTCATTTTCTTTCTTCAAGGCATGGGACAGATTCAAATATCCGCTGCCTTCACGGCTGCCAGTGGATTGTATATGGTGATTGGTATTCTAATATCGGGACAATATGATATCTTATTTTGCAGCCTGAAAAATGTGCTGGCCACAAGTTACTTGGAAGTCGGCGCCACATTCACGGAACTGAG AAAACTGCAAGAGGCACAATCTGTGGCCGATGCCGAGCTGAATCAATACAGCTATGCTATAGAGGAGCGAACTCCGTTGGAAGAACTCATTCGGGAAAGAgatgtaaataatattacagACTTTTCCGCCTCATTCAATCGCGCCTTCAAAAGCTGTATAGCTCAGCATCGGTTTATTATCGCGGCTCTTACGAAAATCGAAAGGTTCTTTAATCCCATTTGGCTTTGCAAGACGGGCGAGGTGACATTCTTGGTGTGCCTTGTGGCCTTTGTCTGGACGAAGAGCACTTCGGCCAATTCGTTTATACGTATGCTAATCCTAGGCCAATATTTGGTGTTGGTGCTTTTTGAGATGTTTGTCATCTGCTATTTTGCCGAGCTGGTCTATCAGAACAGTCAGCGTTGTGGCGATGCTCTGTGGCGTAGTCCTTGGCAACTGTGTATGCGCCAGGTGCGCAGTCATTACCTCTTCTTCATTATGAATGGACAGAAACACTTTCAGCTAACCGCTGGCAAGATATACAATCTGAATGTGGAACGCTTTAGGAGC ATAATTACCACAGCATTTTCAGTGCTTACGCTCTTAAGGAAAATGGATGCGCGTGGAAATCtctaa
- the LOC133838081 gene encoding alpha-tocopherol transfer protein-like — protein MMMLHPTPAQRVSIREELREPEDPADIERDIKLIREWLETQPHLPKDMDDMRLTTFLRGCKFSLEKVKKKLDMYYTMRNAVPEFFANRDINRPELNIVLDYVHCPTLPGITPNGRRITFIRGIDCDFQPHHILDAMKVALMIGDVRLAEESVGIAGDVFILDAAVASASHFAKFSPTVVKKFLIAVQEAYPVKVKEVHVINISPLVDTIFNFVKPFVKEKIRSRITFHNDVDSLYKVVPRELLPNEYGGKAGPIVELNQWWKQKLADNTKWFQEQEDKKANESLRPGAPKTSDDLFGMEGTFRQLNID, from the exons ATGATGATGCTTCATCCCACACCAGCACAGCGCGTGAGCATCCGCGAGGAGTTGCGCGAGCCTGAGGATCCAGCAGACATTGAGCGTGACATCAAGCTGATCCGCGAGTGGCTGGAGACGCAGCCCCATCTGCCCAAGGACATGGACGATATGCGTCTGACGACCTTCTTGCGTGGCTGCAAATTCAGTCTGGAGAAGGTGAAAAAGAAGCTTGACATGTACTACACCATGCGCAACGCTGTTCCCGAGTTCTTTGCCAATCGCGACATCAACCGCCCGGAACTCAACATTGTGCTCGACTATGT GCACTGCCCCACATTGCCGGGTATCACGCCCAATGGACGTCGTATTACGTTCATTCGGGGCATCGACTGTGATTTCCAGCCCCATCATATTCTGGATGCCATGAAGGTGGCTCTCATGATTGGCGATGTGCGTCTCGCTGAGGAGTCTGTGGGCATTGCCGGCGATGTGTTCATTCTGGACGCAGCCGTGGCCAGCGCCTCTCACTTTGCCAAATTCTCACCGACTGTGGTGAAGAAGTTCTTGATCGCCGTCCAGGAGGCATATCCCGTCAAGGTGAAGGAAGTGCATGTGATCAACATCTCGCCACTGGTTGACACAATCTTCAACTTTGTGAAGCCATTCGTCAAGGAGAAGATCCGCAGCCGCATCACCTTCCACAACGATGTGGACAGCCTCTACAAGGTGGTGCCACGCGAGCTGCTGCCCAACGAGTACGGCGGCAAGGCGGGACCCATCGTTGAGCTCAACCAGTGGTGGAAACAGAAACTTGCCGATAACACCAAGTGGTTCCAGGAGCAGGAGGACAAGAAGGCCAACGAATCGTTGCGCCCGGGTGCACCAAAGACCAGCGATGATCTCTTTGGCATGGAGGGAACCTTCCGCCAGTTGAACATCGATTGA
- the LOC133837642 gene encoding odorant receptor coreceptor: protein MTSSMQPGKYTGLVADLMPNIRAMRYSGLFMHSFTGGSLFMKRVYSSVHMFVIVLHISMILVNLAMNAEEVNELSGNTITTLFFTHCIVKFVYLAINQKNFYRTLNIWNQANSHPLFAESDARYHGIALAKMRKLFFLVMLTTFASATAWTTITFFGESVKFAIDHNTNDTIKVDIPRLPIKMFYPWNAGHGMFYMISFVLQVYYVLFSMVHSNLCDVMFCSWLIFACEQLQHLKGIMKPLMELSASLDTYRPNSAALFRSLSANSKSELIHNEEKDPTADMDMTGIYSTKADWGAQFRAPSTLQSFNGGTNGGPAANPNGLTKKQEMMVRSAIKYWVERHKHVVRLVAAIGDTYGAALLLHMLISTIMLTLLAYQATKINGVNVYAFTVIGYLGYALAQVFHFCIFGNRLIEESSSVMEAAYSCHWYDGSEEAKTFVQIVCQQCQKAMSISGAKFFTVSLDLFASVLGAVVTYFMVLVQLK, encoded by the exons ATGACATCTTCAATGCAACCGGGCAAATACACGGGCCTGGTGGCCGATCTGATGCCCAACATACGGGCGATGAGGTACTCGGGATTATTCATGCACAGCTTCACCGGTGGCAGTCTCTTCATGAAGAGAGTTTACTCATCGGTGCACATGTTTGTGATAGTCCTGCACATTTCAATGATTCTAGTCAATCTGGCGATGAATGCGGAGGAGGTCAATGAATTGTCTGGCAATACAATTACCACATTGTTCTTTACTCACTGCATTGTGAAGTTCGTTTACCTCGCCATCAATCAGAAGAACTTTTACAG GACCTTGAATATCTGGAATCAGGCAAACTCGCATCCATTGTTCGCTGAATCGGATGCCCGTTACCATGGCATAGCTTTGGCCAAGATGCGCAAACTCTTCTTTCTGGTCATGCTGACGACCTTCGCCTCGGCCACCGCCTGGACAACGATTACGTTCTTTGGCGAGAGCGTGAAGTTTGCCATCGACCACAATACGAATGACACCATCAAGGTTGACATACCACGCCTACCGATCAAGATGTTTTACCCATGGAATGCCGGCCATGGCATGTTCTACATGATCAGCTTTGTGCTACAGGTCTACTACGTGCTCTTCTCGATGGTGCACTCGAATTTGTGCGATGTGATGTTCTGCTCCTGGTTGATATTTGCCTGCGAACAACTGCAGCATTTGAAAGGCATCATGAAACCGCTAATGGAACTCTCAGCATCTCTGGATACTTACAGACCAAATTCAGCGGCACTTTTCCGCTCGCTGTCGGCCAACTCCAAGTCGGAGCTGATACACAACGAGG aaAAGGATCCCACCGCCGACATGGACATGACAGGGATATACAGCACCAAAGCCGATTGGGGCGCACAGTTTCGAGCGCCATCCACGCTGCAGTCCTTCAACGGGGGCACGAACGGCGGTCCCGCCGCTAATCCCAACGGACTCACCAAAAAACAGGAAATGATGGTTCGCAGCGCCATCAAGTATTGGGTGGAGCGCCACAAGCATGTCGTCCG GTTGGTCGCCGCCATTGGGGATACTTACGGAGCTGCTCTGCTACTGCACATGCTTATCTCGACCATTATGCTGACCCTGCTGGCCTATCAGGCAACCAAAATCAATGGAGTTAATGTGTATGCCTTCACGGTGATTGGATATCTCGGCTATGCGCTGGCCCAGGTGtttcacttttgcattttcgGCAATCGTCTGATTGAGGAG AGCTCATCTGTCATGGAGGCTGCCTACTCATGCCATTGGTACGATGGCTCTGAGGAGGCCAAAACTTTCGTGCAAATCGTTTGCCAGCAGTGCCAAAAGGCCATGAGTATATCAGGTGCAAAATTCTTTACTGTCTCGCTGGATTTATTTGCTTCG GTGCTCGGCGCTGTTGTCACCTATTTCATGGTGCTGGTGCAGCTCAAGTGA